From a single Solenopsis invicta isolate M01_SB chromosome 4, UNIL_Sinv_3.0, whole genome shotgun sequence genomic region:
- the LOC120357682 gene encoding uncharacterized protein LOC120357682 yields the protein MCFHVLRYLRDLLSHLCLMVLFRLDAKDLYYIICAYIYTLFLVGCEGLISYTLTFIDSSIFCYTESTIFKIFYYICASCDACRLKFLQINAKIKHKLNGIINLLENKGGDKADPVEQNNNNLLPDFPLTTIQELNHFNEQLMQNDVQRQFVKKMSNIGGDTVSKTVRNVMSQTITDELAQIYTWTGQKNRLALKKTKISDVIIEAIMISINTTMAEVEGYMKEWVRRASDRIRSLSKK from the exons atCTTTTATCACATTTGTGCCTCATGGTATTGTTTCGATTGGATGCGAAAGACTTGTATTATATCATCTGCGCTTACATTTATACTCTATTTCTGGTTGGATGCGAAGGACTTATATCTTATACGCTCACATTTATTGACTCTTCTATTTTCTGTTATACGGAAAGTACAATCTTTAAG atcttttattacatttgtgcCTCATGTG ATGCATGCcgactaaaatttttacaaataaatgcaaaaataaagcaTAAGCTCAACGGCATCATTAATCTGCTGGAAAATAAAGGAGGTGATAAAGCCGATCCAGTCgaacaaaataacaataactTGTTACCAGATTTTCCTCTTACTACAATACAGGAATTGAATCATTTCAACGAGCAATTGATGCAGAATGACGTTCAACGACAATTC gtaaaaaaaatgtcaaatattggCGGAGATACTGTCAGTAAGACAGTGCGAAATGTCATGTCTCAAACAATTACAGATGAATTGGCCCAAATTTATACGTGGACAGGTCAAAAAAACAGATTAGcattaaagaaaactaaaatttcaGACGTTATTATCG AAGCAATTATGATTTCAATAAATACGACAATGGCCGAAGTGGAAGGATATATGAAAGAATGGGTGCGACGAGCCAGCGATAGAATTAGATCgctctcaaaaaaataa